A single genomic interval of Dyella sp. GSA-30 harbors:
- a CDS encoding response regulator produces MSESGIRILQIEDSKLDAELVLSELDADAMSYESRLVDDEPSFLEALEEFRPDIVLSDLSMPGFSGQRALELLRERDQDLPFIFISATLGEEAAIEALRNGATDYILKQNPARLVSAVRRALREADAQRARRRAEAELIRAQRFESLAMLAGGLSHDLRNLLQPLLLAGDSLQDYQDDPRLARLGKLVRDCGKRGLDMVQSMLSFARGARRAEQVRIGALLDALRLLLQGSVPRSISLEIASEDEQLAFEGNHTELQQCLLNLCLNAIQAMPHGGQLRVETAQVELPPEFFLDIEERRNGPYLRITVTDTGVGMDQDVLARLFEPFFTTKEAGTGLGLLSCKRIIASHGGVMRVQSSVGKGTFFSLYIPLAELIIDAAEMDDEHGLQGEAERVLVVVEEAAQLSLLSDTLDAWGYQAHATQSGTAALQWIEAHGVPDLVVMDADMNLFTGVRTLAALMEHGYNRGVVLLARPDRPLDMAELPSLEHLYLVDKPISTRRLLKVLREAIQTGSRER; encoded by the coding sequence ATGTCCGAAAGCGGTATTCGCATCCTGCAGATCGAAGACAGCAAGCTCGACGCCGAGCTGGTTTTGTCCGAGCTCGATGCCGACGCGATGAGCTACGAATCACGGCTGGTCGACGACGAGCCGAGCTTTCTTGAGGCGCTCGAGGAGTTTCGGCCCGATATCGTGCTGTCGGACCTGAGCATGCCGGGCTTTTCCGGTCAGCGGGCGCTGGAGCTTCTGCGCGAACGCGACCAGGATCTGCCTTTTATCTTCATCTCGGCGACGCTGGGTGAGGAGGCCGCGATCGAAGCGTTGCGCAACGGCGCAACCGATTACATCCTCAAGCAGAATCCGGCGCGGCTGGTCAGCGCCGTACGCCGCGCCTTGCGCGAAGCCGATGCCCAGCGCGCGCGCCGCCGCGCGGAGGCCGAGCTGATACGTGCCCAACGTTTCGAAAGCCTGGCCATGCTGGCCGGCGGGCTCAGTCACGACTTGCGTAACCTGTTGCAGCCGCTGTTGCTGGCCGGCGACAGCCTGCAGGATTATCAGGACGACCCGCGTCTGGCGCGGTTGGGCAAGCTGGTGCGCGATTGCGGCAAGCGCGGTCTGGACATGGTGCAGTCGATGCTGTCGTTCGCACGCGGCGCACGTCGGGCCGAACAGGTGCGGATCGGCGCCTTGCTGGACGCGCTGCGCCTGCTGCTGCAGGGAAGCGTGCCCAGGTCGATTTCGCTTGAAATTGCCTCCGAGGACGAGCAGCTCGCTTTCGAAGGCAACCATACCGAGCTGCAGCAATGCCTGCTCAATCTGTGCCTCAACGCGATCCAGGCGATGCCCCACGGCGGCCAGCTGCGCGTGGAAACGGCACAGGTCGAGCTGCCGCCGGAGTTCTTTCTCGATATCGAAGAGCGGCGCAACGGGCCGTACCTGCGTATCACCGTCACCGACACTGGCGTAGGCATGGACCAGGACGTACTGGCACGTCTGTTCGAGCCGTTTTTCACCACCAAGGAGGCCGGCACCGGCTTGGGCCTGCTGTCGTGCAAGCGCATCATCGCCAGCCATGGCGGCGTGATGCGGGTACAGAGCTCAGTAGGCAAGGGCACCTTCTTCAGTCTCTATATCCCGCTGGCCGAACTGATCATCGATGCCGCCGAGATGGACGATGAACACGGTTTGCAGGGCGAGGCCGAGCGCGTACTGGTCGTGGTGGAGGAGGCCGCGCAGCTATCGCTGCTGAGCGACACCCTCGATGCCTGGGGCTATCAGGCGCATGCCACCCAGAGCGGTACAGCGGCGTTGCAGTGGATCGAGGCGCACGGCGTGCCGGATCTGGTCGTGATGGATGCCGATATGAATCTCTTCACCGGCGTACGCACGCTAGCCGCGCTGATGGAGCATGGATACAACCGCGGCGTCGTTTTGCTCGCCCGGCCGGATCGGCCGCTGGACATGGCGGAGCTACCCTCGCTGGAACACCTGTACCTGGTCGACAAGCCGATTTCGACACGGCGGTTGTTGAAGGTGTTGAGGGAAGCGATTCAGACCGGGAGCCGAGAGCGGTGA
- a CDS encoding response regulator, with translation MTRYIRPILLVEDSLADAELAMDALKDANLINPIVHLEDGVDCLDYLYSRGAFAGQGIVEPAVVLLDIKMPRMNGLDVLTQMRSDERLRQVPVVILSSSREESDLARSWDLGVNAYVIKPVDVDQFFDAVRTLGQFWAVLNQRPDKD, from the coding sequence ATGACACGTTATATCCGCCCCATCTTGCTGGTCGAAGACAGCCTTGCCGACGCAGAGCTGGCCATGGACGCCCTCAAGGATGCCAACCTGATCAATCCGATCGTGCACCTGGAGGATGGCGTCGACTGCCTGGACTACCTCTATTCGCGCGGTGCGTTTGCCGGCCAGGGTATCGTGGAGCCGGCAGTGGTGTTGCTCGACATCAAGATGCCGCGCATGAACGGCCTGGATGTGCTGACCCAGATGCGCAGCGACGAAAGGCTCAGGCAGGTTCCGGTGGTCATACTTTCTTCGTCACGTGAAGAAAGCGACCTGGCCCGCAGCTGGGACTTGGGTGTCAACGCCTATGTCATCAAGCCGGTCGACGTGGATCAGTTCTTCGATGCGGTACGCACGCTGGGCCAATTCTGGGCGGTGCTCAATCAGCGTCCGGACAAGGATTGA
- a CDS encoding ATP-binding protein, producing MPRSYLRKIPHRVKTAISLRWRLGGLLFAVMVIVALPYLVTRNSSREAIDAAELVAHSQEVKSITFRIAYVTRNSEAAVYRILQGDNDAIVRKRSLQVEDEAPGLLSRLRDMTRDNPDQQTLIGSLSTVVNGRMALMQQARLRYVRGDTDGASGAMRDAGELFKLDDLIENIVRNEDAILGSRLANAEKQSFDSSVVLAITALAQVFLLGIVVIVSERQISRRLHAERREGQAVMRSQMIVQAVREPIALLDASLSTLLVNAAFRELYGLSATQNSLKLADIGDGAWNDVSLLQRLRDVLSLDRELWDYELTQRTAGGIDRHVVINARRLEQEGSDDLVLLLTVSDMTTRALAEREVKELNRQLEGKVQQVSDVNRELEAFSYSVSHDLRAPLRHIAGFAGKLGRHLGEQSDEQTKHYLHVISDAAQRMGLLIDDLLVFSRLGRGALRLQPVDMQSQVDEARALAESDVDVAGRHIVWHVASLPIVIGDENMLRTVWQNLLGNAVKYTGHCEVARIEITVERARNGDYEFVVADNGAGFDMQYAGKLFGVFQRLHRASEFPGNGIGLANVRRIIARHGGRVWADGQPGEGARFHFTLPASELAESFTQARQ from the coding sequence ATGCCCCGTTCCTATCTGCGTAAGATCCCCCACCGGGTAAAAACGGCGATCAGCCTGCGCTGGCGGCTTGGTGGCCTGCTGTTTGCCGTGATGGTCATCGTCGCCTTGCCCTATCTGGTAACGCGTAATTCATCGCGTGAGGCGATCGACGCGGCCGAATTGGTGGCCCATTCGCAGGAAGTAAAGTCGATTACGTTCCGCATTGCTTATGTCACGCGTAACAGCGAGGCGGCGGTGTATCGCATTCTGCAAGGCGACAACGATGCGATCGTGCGCAAGCGCTCCTTGCAGGTCGAGGACGAGGCGCCGGGGCTGCTGTCCCGTTTGCGTGACATGACCCGCGATAACCCGGACCAGCAGACCCTCATCGGCTCGCTTTCCACGGTGGTCAATGGCCGAATGGCGCTGATGCAGCAGGCGCGGCTGCGCTACGTGCGTGGCGATACGGACGGCGCCAGCGGCGCCATGCGCGACGCGGGTGAACTGTTCAAGCTGGACGACCTGATCGAAAACATCGTCCGCAACGAGGACGCCATTCTCGGTAGCCGCCTCGCCAATGCCGAGAAGCAATCGTTCGACAGCAGCGTCGTGCTGGCCATCACGGCCCTGGCGCAGGTCTTTTTGCTCGGCATCGTGGTGATCGTCTCCGAGCGACAGATTTCCCGGCGTCTGCACGCGGAGCGGCGCGAGGGTCAGGCCGTCATGCGCTCGCAGATGATCGTGCAGGCGGTACGCGAGCCGATTGCCCTGCTCGATGCAAGCTTGAGTACCTTGTTGGTCAATGCGGCATTTCGCGAGCTCTATGGTCTGTCGGCGACGCAGAACTCGCTCAAGCTGGCCGACATCGGCGACGGCGCCTGGAACGATGTGTCGTTGCTGCAGCGCCTGCGCGACGTGCTTTCGCTCGACCGCGAGCTTTGGGATTACGAACTGACCCAGCGTACCGCCGGTGGTATCGATCGCCACGTCGTGATCAACGCGCGCCGGCTCGAACAGGAAGGCAGTGACGACCTGGTCCTGTTGCTGACGGTGAGTGACATGACCACACGTGCGCTGGCCGAACGCGAGGTCAAGGAGCTCAACCGCCAGCTCGAAGGCAAGGTGCAGCAGGTATCCGACGTCAATCGGGAGCTCGAAGCGTTCAGCTACTCGGTGTCGCACGACCTGCGTGCGCCGCTACGGCATATCGCCGGCTTTGCCGGCAAGCTCGGTCGTCATCTGGGCGAGCAGTCGGATGAGCAGACCAAGCATTACCTGCACGTGATCAGCGATGCGGCCCAGCGCATGGGCCTGTTGATCGACGATCTGCTGGTGTTCTCACGATTGGGCCGCGGCGCCTTGCGCCTGCAGCCGGTGGATATGCAGTCGCAGGTGGATGAGGCGCGTGCGCTGGCCGAGAGCGACGTGGATGTCGCCGGGCGTCACATCGTGTGGCATGTCGCATCGCTGCCGATCGTGATCGGCGACGAGAACATGTTGCGCACGGTATGGCAGAACCTGCTCGGCAACGCGGTCAAATACACCGGCCATTGCGAGGTCGCTCGTATCGAGATCACCGTGGAGCGGGCCCGTAACGGCGACTACGAATTTGTGGTGGCCGACAACGGCGCCGGTTTCGACATGCAGTACGCGGGCAAGCTGTTCGGCGTGTTCCAGCGACTGCATCGTGCGTCGGAGTTTCCGGGGAACGGCATCGGCCTGGCCAATGTGCGGCGTATCATCGCCCGCCACGGTGGCCGGGTCTGGGCCGATGGCCAGCCCGGGGAAGGAGCGCGGTTTCACTTCACCCTGCCGGCTTCCGAACTGGCAGAGTCTTTCACGCAGGCACGTCAATGA